A genomic stretch from Amphiura filiformis unplaced genomic scaffold, Afil_fr2py scaffold_594, whole genome shotgun sequence includes:
- the LOC140145675 gene encoding zinc finger protein 711-like has translation MHHSVDFATKDNQQQTTKKVSQTYECDKCTKRFLTFSVFDEHKCISDSQSVSTHQGPGVQPLTTPSLATPLNNDNSPKILSCHHCNKAYKCQTSLQKHIKNHEHDQKIETEIVCIYCDMKFKGKQSLATHKKRHGGETPFECMQCLEKFSSREELTQHRTSHVDKKALSCHQCNRAFKSRKYLLNHINSNFECNKHCEMVMMVCMYCDRKVKGKAGLNSHMKRHVGETPFECKQCGDKFPSREEMTQHRTNHVDDKIALKCHHCVKTFPTLAKLQKHLSKFTTGYKRKRLICDKCGKRLDSNYQRDIHMREAHTGEEIFKCTNCGKKFLQESELSQHVETGCESLKCQECDKLFTRKSFLKHHMISMHSKEKPPHLQCKYCFKSLSSEKQLQKHIKRVHEIGDIEISKCEFCGKIFPLEAYLRKHIQSRHPDTLQYECTQCGHKSASSRYLASHITRYHSGGETSVTHTKPLCTYCGKTFRRMYYLKRHLTVHTGDKPHLCPSCGKCFSTGFGLKSHMKTHDGKKEYLCNLCGKGFVHPYSLTSHMKHNHKDEKRLDEDN, from the coding sequence ATGCATCATTCTGTGGATTTTGCCACTAAGGACAATCAGCAACAAACAACAAAGAAAGTTTCCCAAACATATGAGTGCGACAAATGCACAAAGCGTTTCTTAACGTTTTCAGTGTTTGATGAACACAAATGCATCTCTGACAGTCAAAGTGTTTCAACTCATCAAGGACCTGGTGTCCAGCCTTTGACGACTCCttcgcttgctacgcccctgaacaATGACAATAGTCCAAAAATTCTGAGTTGTCATCATTGCAATAAAGCATATAAATGTCAAACTTCCTTACAAAAGCACATCAAGAATCATGAACATGATCAGAAAATAGAAACTGAGATAGTGTGCATATATTGCGACATGAAGTTCAAAGGAAAACAGTCTCTTGCGACGCATAAGAAACGCCATGGTGGTGAGACTCCATTTGAATGTATGCAATGCTTAGAGAAGTTCTCGAGCCGAGAAGAGCTGACTCAACATCGAACAAGCCATGTTGATAAGAAAGCACTGAGTTGTCATCAGTGCAATAGAGCATTTAAATCTCGAAAGTACTTACTAAATCACATAAATAGTAATTTTGAATGTAATAAGCATTGCgagatggtcatgatggtgtgcATGTACTGTGACAGAAAGGTTAAAGGGAAAGCCGGTCTTAATTCTCATATGAAAAGACATGTCGGTGAGACTCCATTTGAATGTAAACAGTGCGGGGATAAGTTTCCATCCAGAGAAGAGATGACTCAACATCGGACAAACCATGTTGATGATAAAATAGCTCTGAAATGTCACCATTGTGTTAAAACATTTCCAACTCTGGCTAAGTTACAGAAACATTTGAGCAAATTTACGACAGGGTATAAACGTAAGAGGCTTATATGCGATAAATGTGGGAAAAGACTTGATTCAAATTATCAAAGGGATATTCACATGCGAGAAGCTCATACCGGTGAAGAAATATTTAAGTGTACAAACTGTGGAAAGAAGTTCCTACAAGAGAGTGAGCTAAGCCAGCATGTGGAAACAGGGTGTGAAAGTTTGAAATGCCAGGAATGTGATAAGCTTTTCACAAGGAAAAGCTTCTTGAAACACCACATGATAAGTATGCACTCAAAAGAAAAGCCTCCTCACCTTCAGTGCAAGTATTGCTTCAAAAGTCTATCAAGTGAAAAACAATTACAAAAGCATATCAAGAGAGTTCATGAGATTGGAGATATAGAAAtttcaaaatgtgaattttgtgGGAAAATTTTTCCCTTGGAGGCTTATTTGAGGAAACACATACAAAGTAGACATCCTGATACCCTACAGTACGAATGTACCCAATGTGGGCATAAATCAGCGTCCAGTAGATACCTAGCATCTCACATAACACGGTACCACAGTGGTGGTGAAACAAGTGTGACGCATACGAAGCCCCTGTGTACATACTGTGGCAAGACCTTCCGTAGAATGTATTATCTAAAACGACATCTGACAGTTCATACAGGGGACAAGCCCCATTTATGTCCATCATGTGGCAAATGTTTTTCCACAGGTTTTGGACTCAAATCGCACATGAAAACCCATGACGGGAAGAAAGAGTATCTGTGTAATTTGTGCGGTAAAGGATTTGTACATCCGTATTCATTGACGTCTCACATGAAGCATAACCACAAAGATGAAAAAAGACTAGATGAGGATAATTAA